Within Xiphias gladius isolate SHS-SW01 ecotype Sanya breed wild chromosome 5, ASM1685928v1, whole genome shotgun sequence, the genomic segment CCAGTGCCAAAGAACAACAAAGGACCAGTTAAGGTTGTGGTAGGAAAGACGTTTGAGGAGATCGTCATGGATACCCAGAAGGATGTCCTGATTGAGTTTTATGCTCCCTGGTGTGGCCACTGCAAGAAACTGGAGCCTGATTATTTAGCTCTGGGCAAAAAgtacaaaggagagaaaaacctGGTGATTACCAAGATGGATGCCAATGCCAATGATGTGCCAAATGAGAGCTACAAAGTGGAAGGCTTCCCCACAATATATTTTGCCCCAAGCAACAGCAAGCAGAGCCCTGTCAAATTTGAGGGTGAAGACAGAACACTAGAAGGACTTAGCAAGTTCTTGGAAAAGCACGCCACAAAACTATCACAGAAGAGAGATGAACTTTGAAATTCTCTCTCTTCCAGTAGCTAAGAACTCTTACCGTGCTCAGGTAGAGTCTTAGAGGATGCTGAGGGGGGCTCTGGGAAGGTGAAGGGAACGCAGTGGAGTCAAACGGTGTTACTGAGTTGCTGTGATTATTACCATCTTCAGTCATTCTTTTAGTTTCTGTTCATTCCAAGAGATTCAGCATTCTTCTGTTTCTAAAAGCATGTAAGCACTGTTGAAGATTTaagtctttttaaataaaactcaaaatgatGGCAGCTTTGTGTGCCAACACTCAAATGGGACTCTTTGTTAGTGTAAATCAATACAGGTCAAGCTGGAAAGTtttccaaatatatttcaaatgtaggatccagcattgcatacatttcagaaaacaagtGTTTTATTAATTGAAgtgttttaatcacatttaagaacagttaaaacattagtaacTCAAATGACTACATTCTAAGACAGGCAAAGACTGCCCAGGCAGTACTGTCATTCTCAATATGGTGCATCCTCTGCAACCAGTCAGCTTAACCTAACTCGTTATTAAATGGATGCTTGGCAGGAGAGAGATGCATCTGTGACAAGAACATCTGAAATACCTATAGAATAACTACATAGATAGTAACATCTAAAACATCTTCTGAACATTACAAACCTGGCCGGGTAATACTTTGGGAAAGTGCATTATGCACTGAACATCATTACATTTGCACATGCTGTATGTACATATGAGCGGGAAATCCGATTGTAAATTTTTTCACTAGCTCCCTAAAGGAATTGTTCTAGGTTCTTcactgatgcaaaaatcatCTTCGAAAATCTGGTCTAGTGTGAACGCAGCTTTGAGGTGAGACATGGTATTGCAGGAGTTGATATTAAAACTGCTCCCTCAATCACACAAAGGCTCTTGAAGATACTGGCACTGAAGGACTGAGATGTAGTTCAAGGTGGAGGATCGTTATGAAAACTCTTGTGTGAACCGCAGGTGGAACTCACAGATCTTCTGCAGCACAATCTTCAGCTTCTCAGTGGGTGGCAAGATGGTCATCCtgaacagaggaagagataaCAGGAAGAGGGACTTGGGCAATACTGTCAAAGGTGTAGTTTTGAGGATACTCGAAAAAATTCTTGCCaagtttaaatgaaacaaaatccaGTTTGTAGTCACTGTACTAACCTGAAGTGAAAGGTGCCCTCTCTCTGCCCAAAGCCACTACCTGGCACCAGACAgatcccctcctcctccagcagcctcATACAGTAGAACATGTCTGGGACCTGGCCttcctcctacacacacacaatcacacacacacacaatcacaatcGCATACATTTGTACCTGTAATTGTCTACAAAGAAGAATAAATCAGGGTGATGCAGGGTGTAGAGCAGACCATGGCCTTGTCAATCGCCTTTTGAGGTAGAGTGATGCGTGGGAAGGTGTACATGGCCCCCTGGACTGGGTTACAAGTGATACCAGGTACTTTGTTGAAGATCTGTTGTGTTAGTCTGGCCTTCTCTGCCAAAGCTGTTAACACCGCTGTCCGTTCCTGGAGGGGAATCAAATGGTAAAACTGTCAGGGGTGAAGGATTAAAAGACCTCAAAcctatgaaaataaacaaaaacttgcTATGTGTCCCGTTTCAGGCGCAGGGGGGGCCTTAGTCTTCAAATCCTGAGGATTTGAAGACTAAGCTGAACTTGAACCACTTTCAAAGGTTAATGATCAACTGGTTAGCAACTAGCTGTAACATCTTACCTACAGTATAGCAAGTTCATGGTAAATCATTCATACATCTTTGATTGTGTTTTCACATACCCTAGTTGGAATTACAATATAATGTCTGTGTCCCATTATTTTCATCCAGCAATGGTTTATTCATTGCTCAGATTAATGTGATGTATTTACTTGTGATTGATGACCACCTGAACAAAACTGTGGGATACCCGGTGCTTCAAAGGATAGACTGGTTGTCTTCTCCACATTTTGTGCAAATGAAGGCTCCATTTGGAGGAGCATTTGAAATGGAAGGGCCTTGTTTGCTAGGTTTTCTGGTTACTATAGGCGGTAGGTTGAGACTATGGTGGATATGGACACACAAGTGACCATCAACCTAATGGCTTACTTAAACTAAACATTGCTTCTGCTTACCTGTAGGTCTGATGGACACAAGCTTCCAACATAACAACAGCATGCATAATGCATATAGTATGATCCTCTTGACAGAGCTCAAACCTTTTTCCTACTCCTGAAGATGTGACAAAGCATCGgtaaattatatattaaaatgtaacaaCTAAACACgtgtaaaagcattttttagCAATCAAAAGCTGATTATTCAGAACTGACTGAGCACCGTGTGAAGAGTTGCAATTTTAGCATGCTCGATGTAGGCTTTGTTTGCACAGATTACATGGGGTGGTATTTATGAGTATTTATATAAGTAAATTCTATGTTTGCTTATACTCAGAGCATTGCCAGGATGTGTGGTAGCTGGTGTTCTTCAGACCTTTATAAATGTCGTGTAGGAGGGCTCATCAGGCTGCGGGGGGTTGACCACCAGGTCCAGGAGAGCCTGTCCAGAAACAGGCGGGCACAGACGCACCGACACCAGTTTGGTCAGTTGGGCCTTCACCTCAGGGTCCATGTTAATCAGCTCCATGTAGCCTCCACGGAATCCACACCTGACAAGAACAAACAGAGGAaagtaaaaagtcaaaagtttgttttatatatatatatatatatatatatatatgtacatatatatacacatatacacatatatatatatacatatacatatatacatatacacatatacacacacatatatatatacatatacatatatacatatacacatatacacacacatatatatatatatatatacatatacatatatacatacatatatatatatacatacatatatacatacatatacacatatacacacacatatatacatatacatatacatacatatatatatatacatacatatacatatatatacacacacacacacacacacacacacacacatacatacacacacacacacatatacacacacacacacacacacacacacacacacacacatatacacacacacatatatatatatatatatatatatatatatatttatatatatacacacgtacatatatagacatatacatacatatacacatatatatacacatacatacatatacacatatatacacacacatatatatatacaaacatatatatatatatacacacacatatacacacacacatacacacacatatatatatacaaacatatatatatatatatacacacatatatacacacatacatacacacacacatatatatatacatacacacatatatatatatatatacacacacatatatatacatacatacacacatatatatacacacatacatacatatatatacacacacatacatacatatatatacacacacatacatacatatatacacacacatatatacacacacatacatatatatatatacacacacatacacacacacatatatatacacacacatacatacatatatatacacacacatatatacacacacatacatatatatatatatacatatatatacatatatacacacacatatatatacatatatatacatatatatacacacacacacatatacatatatatatacatatacacacatatatatacacacatatatatatatatatatatatatatacacacatacacacatatatacatatatacatatatacacacatatatatacatatatatacacatatatacacacacacacatatatatatatacacatatatacatatatatatacacatatatatatatatacatatatatatatacatatatatatacacacatatatacacatatatatatatatatatatatatatatatatatatatatatatatatacacatatatatatacacacacatatatatacatatacacacacacatacatatatacatacacacacatatacacatatacacacacacatatatacatatacacacacacacacacacatatatatatatacacatatacacacacacatatatatatatatacacatatatacacacacacacatatatatacatacacatatacacacatatatacacacacacatatatacacatatatacacacatatatacacacacatacacatacacacacacacatatatatacacacacacatatatatatatatacacatatatacacatatatacacatatatatatacacacacatatatatacacatatatacacacacatatatacacatatatatatatatatatacatatacacacacacatatatacacatatacatacatatatatacacacatatatatatacatatatatatatatatatatatatatacacacacacacacatatatatatatatacacacacacacatatatatatatatacacacacacacatatatatatatatatatatatatacacacatacatatatatatatatatacacacacatatatatatacatatatatatatatacatatatatatataaatatatacacacacacacacatatatatatacacacacacatatacacacacacatatatatatatacacacacacacacacacacacacacacaaatacatatatatatatacacacatacatacacacaaatacatatatatacacacatacatacacacacacacatacatacacacacacacataaatatatatacacacatacatacacacacacatacatatatatatatacacatatacacatatatatatatatatatatatatatatatatatatatatatatatatatatatatatatatatatatatatatatgtatatatatatatatatatatatatatacacacacacacaaacacacatatatatatacatatatatatacacacatatatacacacacaaatacacacacacatatatatacacaaatacacacacatatatacatatacatatatacacatacacatatacacatacacatatacacatacacatatatacatatacacatatacacatatatatatacatatatatacatatacacatatatatacatatacacatatatatacatatacacatacacacatatatatacatatacacatatacacatacacacatatacacatatacacacacacatacatatacacatatatacatatacacatatatatacatatacacatatatatacatatacacatacacatatacacatacacatatacacacatacacatatacacatatacatacacatatacacatatacacatatacacatacatatacacacacttttcttttgtataaatattaaataatatattgttGATGATGGCGGGAGCTCAGAAACTCCTGTATCATATAAATATGTTATAGTGTTCATTTATCAGCTGGCTAACCATTGGAATGCAAGCTAGCTAGGTTACATCTATATACTAATACTAAACTATTGTGAAAATGGTGCTAGCAAGTTGTGTCCATAGAAAAGATTTTGTTAACAGCTGTTAGAGCTGCCCCTAGAGGCTCCAATATACTTTCAAACAAAAAGTATAATCTATCAAACGTTTATTCAGCAACACTACTAATTTACCTATGAAGCTAATaatgtaaaaactacaaattgCAGGTCAAATAAAATCTAATTTCAGGCTTTATCAGGGCCCTCCCCATATTTGGGCCCTGGGTACTTTATTCCATCATTCCTCTCACCATtatgcccccttttttttgagCTTGCATTCTTCTATTTCCCTGAATCCTTTGACAATTGCTATGTTTCTTGCCACATTACTGTCACCTGTAGATCAGTGTAATAGAGTGAAACCATTGCCAGGGCTGTTTATTGTGACACCCATGTGCGTGTACATGAGATAAGCAAAACAGGACCCAATCATAAATTAACAGCTTGTTAGGGCTACTAGAGGTAAAAAAATCCACAGGTTACCTTtacgaaaaaaagaaaaaaaagaaccagaTATATGTTACATACACAAGTCtagtctgtgtgtatgcgtgtgccTAGCTACTCACTCTCCCATGTAGCATTTGGAGGTGGAGTGGAAGGAGGCCATCTCCACTGTGCTGGAGTACTCTGGACCCATCTCAAACAACACCTTCTTAAACGAGTGAAATTTACAGCCCTCTGCATACACATTATCCTGGTAGACCTAAAATGGGAAAACAGCTTAAATACAGAAGGCCTTATTAATAAGACAGTattattcatgaaaaaaaaattctgtacaTGTAATGAATTAAAGTGAGTATGTTATCATGTTAACATAAGGaattaactttaacttttttttcagaaatcagTTGTGAATTAAAAACTAATTCAGTCATCGACAAGGGTGATACGAGGGTaaatttttgtctctctttacTTCTTTAGTCTATATGACCATAGTCAAGGCTGCAGTTAGTACTGGTTTTTTCACTGGATTGCATTATTCTGTTAGGTGTTTCTATGTGTTCCACCCCTGTTTAGTGTATATACATAAGTGGGATGGAATATTATCAGAAAATTGATTGCTGTGCTGTTCTGTGTGTGGGCAAAAACTTTGATGCATATCATCATTCTGGTTGCATCCCACATAGTGATATGAAAGAAGGTGGTCAGCCTTTGAAAAACAAGTAACAGCTTTGACATCACTAAGTGAGGTGGAGCCTGAAATGCAAAACgcttgaaattttaatttgttctttaAGACAGAAGAAACTGAGAGTgaaaaacttttgaaaagagaaaatgacatttgtgaATTACTTCATCAGCCATGAGGAAGAGATGTTCCTCTTTAGCAAATCGGATCACATCTTCAATGCACTGCCTGCTCTGTACCTGACCTGTCAAACAGGACAACCAGTGTTTGTTGATTAGAAGAGATGTATACAGTCAGAGGGAGAAAACCAAATCTCAAAATAGGATTGGATGTCTAAACTGCCCAAGGACTTTCAACACAAGATATGAGTTGATTTTTTTAGATAACACAGTGGATCAACTATGTTTGCTATGTCTAATTTAAAAATTCCAGCCAATGTTCTGTTTCACATGGAGAAACTACTAACACCAGACATACCAGTGGGGTTTCCAGGGTTGATGATGCAGAGGACACGAGGATTGCAGTGCTGCCTGGCTGCATTTAGTGCTCTCCTGAGCTCTGCGACGTCCAGCCTCCAACACTTGTCCTCGTCCAGGTAGTAACTGATCTGCACGGCACCCAGGTCAGCCAGGGCAGCCGAGTAGAGAGGGTACTGGGGGATGGAGATCATCACTCCAGTGCGGTCACGACCCTCACCACACACTAGCAACTTCAGCATGGTCTGGAATTAAAAGGTGtggggaggagaaggaaaggaggaggacaaTTGAGTAGGTAGAAGGAAAagaaacctttattttgaaaaatgtataagGATTGGCAGGATGTTCATGTAATTCAAAAGGAGTAACTGTACGACCAATCAGACCTTGTTATTTGGCAGACACAAGGAGACAGTTACAGAATACAAGACTGATATACATCCTGGAGGACAAAATGTAACAGGTGTTCTCAAAGTGCAGAGCAGATCTACTTAATGACAGCAGAGTAAACAAACACTCCTATATGTTATACTCTGTGCCAAAAATGTCACAGCTTAAAACTGCAGGCAACAGTAAATCTTCTGTCGTGCAGTAGTTGGGTGTATCTTAAGGTCATTCAGTAGCCTGATTAGGTTGCATAAAACCGGAAAAACCTTTACTGACAGTGACAAAGGTCTGTTAGTGGAGTGACGTCACAGATGTACAAAATACAGCTTAGTATATAATTAACAGAAGTTAGATCAGGAACAGATTTATTGGCCAGTTATACCAAAAGTATGTCATCTATGCTGGATTAAAAGTAACATATCAATTCATAAAACAGTTTTGGAAAATCTGGCCGAAAGTATGTCAGTGCTTTTATGGGAAAGATACAATAAGAAGTTTAACCCATACCACAATGGCATCACTGGCCCCAGTGGAGAGGTAGATGTTGTCAGGGTTGGAGGGGATTCCACCATCTCTCCTCGCTATATAGTGTGCCACATCCTGACGGATGCACTCAATCCCCTGGCTAGCACTGTAGGCCCCTTGAAGACATGACAATGAACTTTGATTCAAATAGAACATGCTAAATTGATCAGCTGATGTTCTTTTTAAATAGTGTACAGATTCAGGCAGtccaaataaattattaatgaataCACAAATGGACGGAGAAGCTAGTGATGCATGTAATGAAAGGAGGGCATGTAAATTTGGTTTTGCAATGAGGGGGAGTTGTCCGACCTATACTATGACCTCCACAGGCCTCGAGAATACGCTGCGCTCTTTTCTTGGCATCCTCTGGAAATTTGTTGTCTTCCAGGAGTTCAGGGTAAGAACACAGAGCCAAGACCTGAGAGAaggggtcaaaaaaaaaaaaaaaaaaaaaaaaaaatcacaacatatCTAACATTAACAGGCGTCCTATACATTCCGCGAATATGAAAGTAGCAGATCCAGTTTCATGTACCAATATAATGTCGAGTGCTACCTGCTTATTAAACACAAGCACTTAAATgacttgacaaaaaaatgtacaaagtgGTCCAACCTGTCTGAGAAATGTGATTGGTTTCTGACCCATGGCGTGGGCGTCACCTATGTTAGCCTTGATGACTTCTGTGAAAGGTTTCTTGACTCCctgaaaagataaagaaagaacTCTAAGAATCATTTTTTCTCAGCAGGTAAGTCTCTGAGCATAAATTAAGGAACAGATGTAGAAGGAGTAGAAAATATAGAGACAGTGGAAAAAGTGTGAACCTGGtgactttattgtttttttattcttacatACAATGACAGGCTTTTCAGCGAAGGATGTGTCTGGACACaataaaaaaggattaaatGTGAAGGAGACACATGAGTCAAGATACTACCACAACTTCAAGACTTAACCTCTGGTTTCAAATTTGATTTATGGATATTGGCTGCAGGCCTAGGACATTGTTCTAACACCAAATCATAAAGTTTATCATGATAAGG encodes:
- the si:ch211-217a12.1 gene encoding alanine aminotransferase 2-like, with protein sequence MSQQAVNGFPYRGRVLTLDNMNPNVRRVEYAVRGPIVQRAMQIEKELKEGVKKPFTEVIKANIGDAHAMGQKPITFLRQVLALCSYPELLEDNKFPEDAKKRAQRILEACGGHSIGAYSASQGIECIRQDVAHYIARRDGGIPSNPDNIYLSTGASDAIVTMLKLLVCGEGRDRTGVMISIPQYPLYSAALADLGAVQISYYLDEDKCWRLDVAELRRALNAARQHCNPRVLCIINPGNPTGQVQSRQCIEDVIRFAKEEHLFLMADEVYQDNVYAEGCKFHSFKKVLFEMGPEYSSTVEMASFHSTSKCYMGECGFRGGYMELINMDPEVKAQLTKLVSVRLCPPVSGQALLDLVVNPPQPDEPSYTTFIKERTAVLTALAEKARLTQQIFNKVPGITCNPVQGAMYTFPRITLPQKAIDKAMEEGQVPDMFYCMRLLEEEGICLVPGSGFGQREGTFHFRMTILPPTEKLKIVLQKICEFHLRFTQEFS